One segment of Chloroflexota bacterium DNA contains the following:
- a CDS encoding SDR family NAD(P)-dependent oxidoreductase, which translates to MSSLYERLTRLSPNRLALLVLDLQAKLGAGKPSQPEPIAVIGLGCRFPGGVHGPAQFWDLLAEGRDAIEETPRSRWDADALFDPNPDAPGKVASRWGGFLTNVDRFDAEFFGMSPREARSLDPQQRLTLEVGWEALEHAGYAPDRLHGSATGVFLGICNGDYGRTLLSQEPELLDTYAATGNAYSVASGRLSYVLGLQGPSISVDTACSSSLVAVHLAVQGLRSGDCRMALAGGVNAILSPATTIALSRAHMMSSDGRCKAFDAAADGFVRSEGCGFVVLKRLADAESEGDTILAVIRGSATNQDGRSNGITAPNGPSQVAVIRQALADAGVEPSDVSYVEAHGTGTALGDPIEVQALGAAIGSGLPQDRPLLIGSVKTNLGHLESAAGIAGLIKVILSLQQGVLPRQLHFQTPSPHVDWDRLGISVVDRLTQWPNHPRGRRIAGVSSFGFSGTNAHIVVEAAPASDVRVNRVERPRHLVSLSARTQPALRTMAEQLHTFLERNPDVALADLAHTANAGRSDFDHRAAIVAASHAGVRDALAALHTGTPSDGLIVGHPSGNMPPDVAFLFTAQGAQYRDMGRRLYETQPTFRRALDLCATLLEPHLDRPLLSIIWTADEESMDAAAGLLDQTMYTQPALFAVQYALTELWRSWGIRPSAVLGHSAGELVAACVAGALSLEDGLRLVAERGHLMQTLTPPGAMASVRTDEQTVRRALAGIGGKVSVAAVNGLENVTIAGERGALRSALAVLQAQGLEVRELAISIASHSPLMDPMLDAFERAAASVTWQEPGIDVVSGMTGDMVREELGTPSYWRRHAREAVQFARALQTLRAQGYRHFVEIGPAPVLTGLGQQVFSGDFGVWLPSLRRGIDDWEQLLTSLGALYAEGVAVDWAGFDRDYELRKIALPTYPFQRERYWIETSAAPAERTQPASSRDEHPLLGGRLRSPAISGAVFERAMRADSPWFLADHRVFDAVILPSPAFVEMALAAGASEYGSTMLQLENFTIREPLILSDEAPRLVQTVLQQMPDGATACAVYSRDDGSDTWQLHTDVRISRAAGDLHSASVPPPTPLEEIQSRCQEEIDGPTYYERLAGLGLAFGPAFRGIQRIWRGEGEALADITLPESLEGEAGAYWLHPAVLDACLQAMGAAIPTTTTEDAYLLVSFDRLRVLGRPSRQLRSHIQLRPTTLAGGDAFIADAWLYDVGRGTVAIVEGLAIRRASRAALLHASSGAWKAWLHQLRWEPADAAAVDGALEPLATWLPSRERLDARLEEVATVASADGALAEFLAAMPRLEAVAVQYARQAIQALGQRRLPADDAPEMTAQALGVAPRHRRLFHRMLGWLRQDRHAPTSATMPAGSVDGHAEPGPAGDAARAVEADFPCVASEARLLIRCGERLADVLRGDVDPLHLLFPDGSSELVQPLYESSPSAQFSHRLLRACLETSLGGLPADRRLRVLEIGAGTGATTASLLSVLPVDRTEYVFTDISPTLLAQAEARFSEAPCVRFQRLDAERDPEPQGFAAESFDIIIAANVLHATEDLGRTLGHAKHLLAPGGLLLVLEATMPLHWVDLTFGLTEGWWKFADHDRRPDHPLLAPDRWLDTLADAGFVEALALPHGPSLGIGVGQTVLLAQRPPAENLPIAPATPKPHWTIFADDSGVGDTLAALIATRGESCRIVVRGAQYAELAPGRVQIDPSSKADYARALNATGLPAGQARRVVHLWSLDIAPGDHVDEQTRTSANDLGCASALLLTQALVQMAGTSTSSLWLVTREAQPLTVHDGEAIGLAVAQAPLWGFGRVIALEHPDIWGGLLDLSGKDSMQTSARAVYETLVLASDEDQIAIRGGRRLVARLTPDSVQAGQPLRWDAQASYLITGGPGGLGLKLAGWMADQGARHLVLQSRTGLPERSDWADLDPTSRAHAQVEAIRVIEARGASVTVVKGDVADRAHMVALFDRFGSDLPPLRGVIHAAAALDLSAVRDLTVDALSRMLRPKVTGAWLLHELTGALDLDFFVLFSSTASLLGVNGMAHYAAANEFLNVFAHYRRAQGYPALSVCWGTWEEMRATTAEQRSSYGSVGLRPMPTSAALSALGGLLSDPARCQATVASIDWSVLKPVYEARRRRPLLAHLTVDKRAAREAPASAVSTLLDRLVGAPESERRPLALAFVARTVGRVLRIDLTREIDPNRGLFDLGMDSLMAVELRARLEEAVGQPLPTSLTFNYPNISALTDVLLTKVAHLLPQADAGGSGEEMHAKDAETTSMHAETDPYDLSEHELAELLSARLARMP; encoded by the coding sequence ATGAGTAGTCTGTACGAGCGGTTGACCAGGCTTTCGCCGAACCGTCTGGCGCTTCTGGTGCTGGACCTTCAGGCCAAGCTGGGGGCTGGCAAGCCGAGCCAGCCGGAGCCGATCGCGGTGATCGGCCTCGGCTGCCGGTTCCCCGGGGGCGTGCACGGTCCGGCGCAATTCTGGGATCTCCTGGCCGAAGGGCGGGACGCCATCGAAGAGACGCCACGCTCGCGCTGGGATGCCGATGCACTTTTCGATCCGAATCCGGACGCGCCGGGAAAGGTGGCGAGCCGGTGGGGTGGCTTCCTGACGAACGTGGACCGGTTCGACGCCGAGTTCTTCGGGATGTCGCCACGCGAGGCGCGTAGCCTCGATCCGCAGCAGCGGCTCACCCTCGAAGTCGGGTGGGAGGCGCTCGAGCACGCCGGGTATGCGCCCGACCGGCTGCATGGCTCCGCGACGGGTGTCTTCCTGGGCATCTGCAATGGCGACTACGGCCGGACGCTCCTTTCCCAGGAGCCTGAGTTGCTCGATACCTACGCAGCGACCGGGAACGCCTACAGTGTCGCCTCGGGCCGGCTGTCGTACGTACTCGGGTTGCAAGGGCCGAGTATCTCCGTTGACACGGCCTGCTCGTCGTCACTGGTCGCGGTCCACCTGGCCGTGCAGGGACTCCGTTCCGGTGACTGTCGGATGGCCCTGGCCGGCGGCGTGAACGCCATCCTATCCCCTGCGACGACCATCGCGCTCTCGCGCGCGCACATGATGTCCTCAGATGGCCGCTGTAAGGCGTTTGACGCGGCAGCGGATGGCTTTGTGCGCTCAGAGGGATGCGGCTTCGTGGTGCTCAAGCGCCTGGCCGACGCCGAGTCTGAGGGCGACACGATCCTGGCGGTGATCCGGGGCTCGGCGACGAACCAGGATGGCCGCAGTAACGGCATCACGGCACCGAACGGCCCATCGCAGGTGGCGGTCATCCGACAGGCGCTGGCAGACGCTGGCGTCGAACCATCTGACGTGAGCTATGTCGAGGCGCACGGGACCGGGACCGCGCTGGGCGACCCCATCGAAGTGCAGGCGCTCGGGGCAGCCATCGGCAGTGGCCTCCCGCAAGACCGGCCGCTGCTGATCGGGTCGGTCAAGACCAATCTGGGGCATCTGGAGTCCGCCGCCGGCATCGCCGGGTTGATCAAGGTGATCCTCTCGCTTCAGCAGGGGGTGTTGCCGCGCCAACTACACTTCCAGACGCCCAGCCCGCACGTCGACTGGGATCGTCTCGGCATCAGCGTCGTCGATCGGCTGACGCAGTGGCCGAACCACCCGCGGGGACGACGTATCGCCGGGGTCAGCTCGTTCGGATTCAGCGGTACGAACGCCCACATCGTGGTTGAGGCGGCCCCCGCATCGGATGTCCGGGTCAACCGTGTCGAGCGTCCGCGCCATCTCGTGAGCCTCTCGGCCAGAACCCAGCCAGCACTGCGGACGATGGCCGAGCAGTTGCACACATTTCTCGAGCGCAATCCAGACGTTGCGCTGGCAGATCTCGCGCACACTGCCAACGCCGGGCGATCAGACTTCGATCATCGAGCGGCCATCGTGGCAGCCTCGCACGCAGGCGTCCGTGACGCGCTGGCGGCGCTGCACACGGGAACCCCGTCGGACGGGCTGATCGTCGGGCATCCCTCTGGGAACATGCCTCCGGATGTGGCCTTCCTGTTCACGGCTCAAGGTGCGCAGTATCGAGACATGGGGCGACGTCTGTACGAGACGCAGCCCACGTTTCGTCGTGCGCTGGACCTGTGCGCGACGCTCCTGGAGCCACATCTGGACCGGCCGCTGCTCTCCATTATCTGGACCGCTGACGAGGAGTCAATGGACGCGGCGGCCGGTCTGCTCGATCAGACCATGTACACCCAGCCGGCCCTCTTTGCCGTCCAGTACGCACTGACCGAGCTCTGGAGAAGCTGGGGAATCAGGCCATCAGCCGTGCTCGGCCACAGCGCAGGCGAACTGGTAGCGGCATGCGTGGCTGGGGCACTCAGCCTTGAAGACGGGCTGCGTCTGGTTGCTGAGCGAGGACATCTGATGCAGACGCTGACCCCGCCAGGCGCCATGGCATCGGTGCGCACCGATGAGCAAACAGTCCGGCGCGCGCTGGCTGGCATCGGCGGCAAGGTTTCGGTCGCCGCGGTCAACGGCCTGGAGAACGTCACCATTGCCGGCGAGCGTGGTGCGCTTCGCTCGGCGCTGGCGGTGTTGCAGGCTCAAGGGCTCGAGGTGCGGGAGCTTGCCATCTCGATTGCTTCGCATTCGCCGTTGATGGATCCCATGCTCGATGCCTTCGAGCGCGCCGCGGCGAGCGTCACCTGGCAGGAACCGGGGATCGATGTCGTCTCGGGCATGACCGGCGATATGGTCCGAGAGGAGCTCGGGACGCCGTCGTACTGGCGGCGGCACGCTCGTGAGGCGGTCCAGTTTGCGCGGGCGCTCCAGACGCTCCGGGCGCAAGGGTACCGACACTTCGTCGAGATCGGACCCGCGCCGGTGTTGACCGGCCTGGGCCAGCAGGTGTTCTCCGGGGACTTCGGCGTCTGGCTCCCGTCTCTTCGGCGGGGCATCGATGACTGGGAGCAGTTGCTCACGTCACTGGGCGCGCTGTACGCGGAAGGGGTTGCCGTCGACTGGGCCGGCTTTGACCGTGACTATGAGCTACGGAAGATCGCGCTGCCCACGTATCCGTTCCAGCGCGAACGCTACTGGATCGAGACATCCGCGGCGCCGGCCGAGCGCACACAGCCGGCCTCATCCCGCGATGAGCATCCGCTCCTGGGAGGGCGGCTACGCTCACCGGCCATCAGCGGCGCCGTGTTTGAACGCGCCATGCGCGCAGACAGCCCGTGGTTCCTGGCGGATCATCGCGTGTTCGATGCAGTCATCCTGCCATCCCCGGCCTTTGTCGAGATGGCGCTGGCGGCGGGGGCGTCTGAGTACGGCTCGACGATGTTGCAGCTAGAGAACTTCACGATCCGCGAGCCACTGATCCTTTCGGATGAAGCGCCCCGGCTCGTGCAGACGGTGCTCCAGCAGATGCCTGACGGGGCCACGGCCTGTGCGGTGTACAGCCGGGATGATGGCAGCGACACCTGGCAGCTTCATACTGACGTGCGCATCAGCCGAGCCGCTGGCGACCTGCACAGTGCGTCCGTTCCGCCCCCGACGCCACTCGAAGAGATTCAGTCGCGGTGTCAGGAGGAGATCGACGGCCCCACCTACTATGAGCGGCTCGCAGGACTCGGCCTCGCGTTTGGTCCGGCCTTCCGTGGTATCCAGCGAATCTGGCGAGGCGAGGGTGAGGCGCTGGCCGATATCACCCTGCCGGAGTCACTGGAGGGTGAGGCCGGCGCATACTGGCTCCATCCGGCCGTGCTCGACGCCTGTCTTCAGGCGATGGGCGCTGCCATTCCCACCACGACGACGGAGGACGCGTACCTCCTGGTCAGTTTCGACCGGCTCCGCGTCCTGGGCCGGCCGAGCCGGCAACTTCGCAGCCATATTCAGCTGCGGCCGACGACGCTCGCCGGTGGTGATGCTTTCATAGCCGACGCCTGGTTGTACGATGTCGGCCGAGGCACAGTCGCCATCGTCGAAGGGCTTGCGATCCGCCGGGCGAGCCGCGCGGCGCTGCTGCATGCCTCCAGCGGCGCATGGAAAGCGTGGCTGCATCAGCTGCGTTGGGAGCCGGCGGACGCCGCTGCCGTTGACGGTGCGCTTGAGCCGCTGGCTACCTGGCTCCCATCCCGTGAGCGCCTCGATGCGAGGCTGGAGGAAGTTGCCACCGTTGCCTCGGCAGACGGCGCCCTCGCCGAGTTCCTCGCGGCGATGCCTCGGCTTGAGGCGGTGGCCGTCCAGTACGCCCGTCAGGCGATCCAGGCGCTCGGGCAGCGGCGGCTCCCGGCCGACGATGCGCCTGAGATGACGGCGCAAGCGCTTGGGGTGGCGCCCCGTCACCGACGCCTCTTCCACCGCATGCTCGGCTGGCTTCGCCAGGATCGTCACGCGCCCACGTCGGCCACGATGCCCGCAGGGAGTGTCGATGGTCACGCTGAGCCCGGCCCGGCTGGTGACGCGGCGCGCGCCGTTGAGGCCGACTTCCCATGCGTGGCGTCTGAGGCACGGCTGCTGATCCGTTGCGGCGAGCGTCTCGCCGATGTGCTACGGGGCGATGTCGATCCGCTGCACCTGCTCTTCCCAGATGGCTCCTCCGAACTTGTGCAGCCACTGTACGAATCCTCGCCGTCCGCACAGTTCAGTCACCGTCTGCTTCGCGCGTGCCTCGAAACCTCCCTCGGTGGGCTGCCGGCGGATCGACGGCTTCGCGTACTGGAGATCGGCGCTGGCACCGGCGCGACGACAGCGAGCCTGCTCTCGGTCCTTCCAGTGGATCGGACCGAGTACGTGTTCACCGATATCTCGCCGACGCTGCTGGCTCAGGCTGAGGCACGATTCTCCGAAGCGCCGTGCGTGCGCTTCCAGCGTCTTGACGCCGAGCGTGATCCTGAGCCGCAGGGGTTTGCAGCGGAGTCGTTCGACATCATCATCGCCGCGAATGTGCTCCATGCGACGGAGGATCTCGGGCGCACGCTGGGGCACGCAAAGCATCTGCTCGCCCCGGGTGGGCTGCTGCTGGTCCTCGAAGCAACGATGCCGTTGCACTGGGTGGACCTGACCTTTGGCCTCACTGAAGGATGGTGGAAGTTCGCTGACCATGATCGGCGGCCAGACCATCCGCTCTTGGCGCCAGATCGCTGGCTCGACACGCTCGCGGACGCCGGGTTCGTCGAAGCCCTGGCGCTTCCGCACGGCCCATCCCTCGGCATCGGGGTCGGACAGACGGTGCTCCTGGCGCAGCGACCGCCCGCCGAAAACCTTCCCATCGCACCGGCCACGCCAAAGCCGCACTGGACGATCTTTGCCGACGACAGCGGTGTGGGTGACACGCTGGCCGCCCTGATCGCCACGCGCGGCGAGTCGTGCCGGATCGTCGTTCGAGGAGCGCAGTACGCCGAGCTAGCTCCCGGCCGCGTACAGATTGATCCGTCCTCGAAAGCGGACTATGCGCGTGCGCTCAACGCGACGGGTCTGCCTGCTGGACAAGCGCGCCGCGTGGTGCATCTGTGGAGCCTTGATATCGCTCCTGGCGACCATGTTGACGAGCAGACGCGTACGTCGGCGAACGATCTCGGATGCGCGAGCGCGCTGCTGCTGACGCAGGCACTGGTTCAAATGGCCGGTACCAGCACGTCGTCTCTCTGGCTCGTGACCCGAGAGGCGCAGCCGCTCACGGTCCACGACGGCGAGGCCATCGGACTCGCGGTGGCGCAGGCTCCACTGTGGGGTTTCGGCCGGGTGATCGCGCTCGAACATCCCGACATCTGGGGCGGGCTGCTCGACCTCAGCGGCAAGGACTCGATGCAGACGTCCGCACGGGCGGTCTACGAGACGCTCGTGTTGGCGAGCGACGAGGACCAGATCGCCATTCGGGGCGGCCGACGGCTGGTGGCGCGGCTGACGCCGGACAGCGTGCAGGCCGGGCAGCCACTCCGTTGGGACGCACAGGCAAGCTATCTCATCACGGGTGGGCCTGGCGGCCTGGGCCTCAAGTTGGCCGGTTGGATGGCCGATCAAGGCGCACGCCACCTCGTGCTGCAATCTCGAACTGGTCTTCCGGAGCGCTCGGACTGGGCGGACCTGGACCCGACGAGTCGAGCGCATGCGCAGGTCGAGGCGATCCGCGTGATCGAAGCGCGGGGGGCCTCGGTGACCGTCGTCAAGGGGGATGTCGCCGACCGGGCGCATATGGTGGCGCTGTTCGACCGCTTCGGCAGCGATCTTCCACCGCTGCGCGGCGTCATCCACGCGGCGGCAGCGCTTGATCTCAGCGCGGTCCGCGATCTCACCGTGGACGCCCTGTCGCGAATGCTCCGACCAAAGGTGACAGGCGCCTGGCTGCTGCACGAGCTGACCGGCGCCCTGGATCTCGACTTCTTCGTCCTGTTCTCATCCACGGCCTCGTTGTTGGGCGTCAACGGCATGGCGCACTACGCGGCAGCGAACGAATTCCTGAATGTGTTCGCTCACTATCGTCGAGCACAGGGGTATCCAGCGCTCAGCGTCTGCTGGGGGACCTGGGAGGAGATGCGGGCGACGACTGCCGAGCAGCGGTCGAGCTATGGGTCTGTTGGGCTGCGTCCAATGCCGACCTCCGCGGCGCTGTCCGCGCTGGGGGGATTGCTCTCCGATCCTGCCCGCTGCCAGGCGACGGTCGCGTCCATCGACTGGAGCGTGTTGAAGCCGGTCTATGAGGCCCGCCGAAGGCGGCCCCTCCTGGCGCACTTGACCGTGGACAAGCGCGCCGCTCGGGAGGCGCCAGCATCCGCCGTATCGACGTTGCTCGATCGACTCGTTGGGGCCCCAGAGTCCGAACGGCGCCCGCTCGCACTCGCGTTTGTCGCACGCACCGTGGGGCGGGTGCTGCGTATCGATCTGACGCGGGAGATCGATCCGAACCGGGGGCTTTTTGACCTCGGCATGGATTCGCTCATGGCGGTGGAGCTGCGCGCGCGCCTGGAGGAAGCCGTCGGTCAGCCTCTGCCGACGAGCCTCACGTTCAACTACCCGAACATCTCCGCGCTGACGGATGTCCTGCTCACGAAGGTCGCACACCTGCTGCCGCAGGCAGACGCCGGCGGGTCTGGCGAGGAGATGCACGCGAAAGACGCTGAGACCACGTCCATGCATGCCGAGACGGATCCGTACGATCTCTCCGAGCATGAGCTTGCCGAACTCCTGTCGGCCAGACTGGCGCGCATGCCATGA